A part of Scleropages formosus chromosome 3, fSclFor1.1, whole genome shotgun sequence genomic DNA contains:
- the coa7 gene encoding cytochrome c oxidase assembly factor 7 yields MAGMVNFKNEEEVKQFLDNLEVEYRYQCHREKDPEGCQRLADYFEGIKKNYEEAAQVLKHNCEVNGHSESCYKLGAYHVTGKGGVAECLKKAYSCFLKSCNSRGKSSANACHNAALLLHDGRAFEDRPDFNSARRYYERACEQDFAPSCFNLSAMYIQGTSGVSKDMELALKFSLRACELGHVWACANASRMYKLGDGIVPDEQKAEELKNRAKMLHGQMKESQLSFGK; encoded by the exons atggcaggaatGGTCAACTTTAAAAACGAGGAGGAAGTAAAACAGTTCCTGGATAACCTGGAGGTGGAATATCGCTACCAGTGTCACCGAGAGAAGGACCCCGAAG GGTGTCAGCGGCTCGCTGATTACTTTGAAGGGATTAAGAAAAACTACGAGGAGGCGGCGCAGGTGCTGAAGCACAACTGTGAAGTGAACGGCCACAGCGAGAGCTGCTACAAATTGGGCGCATACCACGTGACCGGCAAGG GTGGAGTGGCTGAGTGCCTTAAAAAGGCTTATTCCTGCTTTTTGAAGTCCTGCAATTCAAGGGGAAAGAGCTCAGCGAATGCATGTCATAATGCTGCCCTGCTTCTGCATGATGGAAGAGCTTTTGAAGACCGCCCGGACTTCAACTCTGCACGCCGTTACTATGAGAGGGCATGTGAGCAGGACTTCGCTCCCAGCTGTTTTAACTTGAGCGCCATGTACATTCAGGGCACTTCTGGGGTAAGCAAGGACATGGAACTGGCCCTCAAATTCTCGCTGAGGGCCTGCGAGCTCGGCCATGTGTGGGCCTGTGCCAATGCCAGCCGAATGTACAAGCTGGGTGATGGCATTGTGCCAGATGAGCAGAAGGCTGAGGAGCTCAAGAACCGTGCCAAGATGCTACATGGGCAAATGAAAGAATCTCAGTTATCCTTTGGGAAATAG